A genome region from Tenrec ecaudatus isolate mTenEca1 chromosome 13, mTenEca1.hap1, whole genome shotgun sequence includes the following:
- the LOC142424812 gene encoding UDP-glucuronosyltransferase 1A6-like, translating into MAGLVQAFLRAGIFLLALWGVVGGEKLLVAPQDGSHWLSMKEIVELLSERGHDIVVLVPEVSLLVGESRYYSRRTYSVPYTQEELKDRFRSFGNSHFAERSYLRNPLTEYRNLMLVADLFFINCESLLQDTETLRFLRESRFDALLTDPALQCGVILAEYLDLPFLYLFRGFPGALEQVISGSPRPLSYIPRAFTQFSDQMTFSQRVANFLLDLVETPLLYFFNLQFQNLASELLKRDVDLATLYQKGSLSLLRYDFVFEYPRPVMPNMVLIGGINCKTGGHLAQAA; encoded by the exons ATGGCCGGCCTTGTGCAAGCTTTCCTGAGGGCAGGGATTTTCTTGCTAGCGCTGTGGGGGGTGGTTGGAGGCGAGAAGCTGCTGGTTGCCCCCCAGGATGGAAGCCACTGGCTCAGCATGAAGGAGATCGTGGAGCTGCTCAGTGAGAGGGGCCATGACATCGTGGTGCTGGTGCCAGAGGTCAGTTTGCTTGTGGGGGAATCGCGGTACTACAGCAGGAGGACCTACTCAGTGCCCTACACCCAGGAAGAGCTGAAGGACCGATTCCGCTCCTTTGGAAACAGCCACTTTGCTGAGAGATCTTACCTGAGAAATCCTCTAACCGAGTACAGGAACCTCATGCTTGTTGCTGACTTATTCTTCATCAACTGTGAGAGCCTCCTGCAGGACACGGAGACCCTGCGGTTCCTCAGGGAGAGCAGGTTTGATGCCCTTCTCACAGACCCGGCACTGCAGTGTGGTGTGATCCTGGCCGAGTacctggacctgcccttcctgtacCTCTTCCGGGGCTTCCCGGGAGCCCTGGAGCAGGTGATCAGCGGAAGTCCAAGGCCCTTGTCCTATATTCCCAGGGCCTTTACTCAGTTCTCAGACCAGATGACTTTCTCACAAAGAGTGGCCAACTTCCTACTTGATTTGGTAGAGACCCCTCTCCTGTACTTTTTCAATTTGCAATTCCAAAACCTTGCCTCAGAGCTCCTCAAGAGAGATGTGGACTTGGCCACATTGTATCAGAAAGGCTCCCTATCGCTCTTAAGATACGACTTTGTGTTCGAGTACCCCAGGCCAGTCATGCCCAACATGGTCCTCATTGGAGGGATCAACTGCAAGACGGGGGGACATCTAGCTCAG GCTGCCTGA